One genomic region from Thermodesulfovibrionales bacterium encodes:
- the queC gene encoding 7-cyano-7-deazaguanine synthase QueC gives MKKAVVLLSGGVDSSTTLALAKAEGYDPYALSFDYHQRHRREMESAGMVASAFGAVKHLVIAFDLSEIGGSALTSDIEVPKRGSNSIPRPHPLIPVTYVPARNTIFLSFALSWAEVLEAGDIFIGANAVDYSGYPDCRPEYLEAFEKMANLATRVSIEGGIRFRIRAPLLSMRKAEIIKRGVALGLDYGLTWSCYDPRERLRDEGGKMNEIYKEGRGVVPCGRCESCIFRAKGFREAGVRDPLLER, from the coding sequence ATGAAGAAGGCAGTGGTCCTCCTCAGCGGAGGCGTCGACTCATCGACAACTCTCGCTCTCGCAAAGGCAGAGGGCTATGACCCTTATGCCCTGAGCTTTGATTATCATCAGAGACACCGGCGGGAGATGGAGTCCGCCGGCATGGTCGCATCAGCCTTCGGTGCCGTGAAGCATCTTGTGATAGCCTTTGACTTGAGCGAGATCGGTGGTTCAGCGTTGACTTCAGATATTGAAGTGCCGAAGCGAGGTTCAAACTCGATCCCTCGGCCTCACCCACTCATTCCTGTCACCTATGTCCCTGCCCGCAATACCATCTTCCTCTCCTTTGCGTTGTCCTGGGCCGAGGTCCTCGAGGCCGGGGACATCTTTATCGGCGCAAATGCTGTTGACTATAGCGGTTATCCGGACTGCCGGCCTGAGTATCTCGAGGCATTTGAGAAGATGGCAAACCTCGCCACCAGGGTATCCATTGAAGGAGGCATCAGGTTCAGGATAAGGGCTCCCCTCCTCTCCATGAGAAAGGCTGAGATCATAAAGAGGGGCGTTGCCCTTGGTCTCGATTACGGCCTCACCTGGAGTTGTTACGACCCCCGGGAAAGGCTGAGGGATGAAGGAGGAAAGATGAATGAAATCTACAAGGAAGGAAGAGGAGTGGTCCCCTGCGGAAGATGCGAAAGCTGCATCTTCAGGGCGAAAGGATTCCGGGAGGCGGGGGTCAGGGATCCTCTCCTGGAGCGGTGA
- the plsY gene encoding glycerol-3-phosphate 1-O-acyltransferase PlsY translates to MKSLLLIIVAYLLGSVPFGDVIARVKGIDLTKVGSGNIGATNVLRSVGRMAAILTLIGDIMKGSLAVAAAKYLVNDPVVEGIVGLAAIVGHDFSIFLRLKGGKGVATSIGVLLVYSPKAAVFTILLWLTVVVISRYSSLGALVAFGLLPVAILVADPVRSKVIISVCIAVLVVLKHEANIRRLIKGIEPRVGEKV, encoded by the coding sequence ATGAAAAGTCTGCTCCTTATCATTGTGGCCTATCTCCTCGGCTCCGTACCCTTTGGCGACGTCATAGCGAGGGTGAAAGGCATTGACTTGACGAAGGTCGGAAGCGGCAACATAGGCGCCACGAACGTCTTGCGTTCAGTCGGCAGGATGGCTGCAATCCTCACATTGATTGGTGATATAATGAAAGGGTCTCTGGCAGTTGCGGCGGCGAAATACCTGGTGAACGATCCGGTCGTTGAGGGGATTGTGGGGCTGGCGGCCATCGTAGGGCATGACTTTTCGATTTTTCTTCGACTGAAAGGAGGAAAGGGCGTTGCCACAAGCATCGGGGTCCTCCTCGTCTATTCCCCGAAGGCCGCTGTGTTCACGATCCTGCTCTGGCTGACGGTGGTGGTCATTTCACGGTATTCGTCTCTCGGCGCTCTCGTTGCCTTCGGCCTGCTGCCGGTCGCTATCCTTGTTGCGGACCCTGTGAGGTCGAAGGTGATCATCTCGGTATGTATTGCCGTGTTGGTTGTTCTCAAGCATGAAGCCAACATCAGGCGACTCATAAAAGGTATTGAACCAAGAGTGGGTGAGAAGGTTTGA
- the pgsA gene encoding CDP-diacylglycerol--glycerol-3-phosphate 3-phosphatidyltransferase has protein sequence MRLNLPTLLTLSRIVVIPFFVMVTPYNPVLGAIIFSVASVTDFLDGYLARKTGQITTFGIILDPIADKFLVISALILLVDMARLSAWIAIVIIVREFLVTGLRAVALSKDIVIPAEVGGKLKTFCQITAILCLILDVNVFGFDLYDAGIIAIWIALILSVVSGFQYTLSFWKRI, from the coding sequence TTGAGGCTTAATCTGCCCACGCTCCTGACGCTCAGCAGGATTGTGGTGATACCCTTCTTTGTCATGGTTACCCCCTACAATCCGGTCCTCGGTGCGATCATCTTCAGTGTGGCTTCGGTTACCGATTTTCTCGACGGCTACCTTGCGAGAAAGACGGGACAGATAACAACGTTCGGCATTATCCTCGATCCCATTGCGGATAAGTTTCTCGTTATATCTGCCCTTATTCTCCTCGTGGACATGGCTAGGCTTTCGGCGTGGATAGCGATCGTCATTATCGTGAGGGAGTTCCTCGTGACCGGTCTCAGGGCGGTTGCCCTTTCAAAGGATATCGTGATACCTGCGGAAGTGGGCGGAAAACTGAAGACCTTTTGCCAGATTACGGCTATCCTCTGCCTCATCCTTGATGTGAATGTCTTCGGCTTTGACCTTTACGATGCCGGTATCATCGCTATCTGGATAGCCCTGATCCTGTCCGTTGTTTCAGGGTTTCAGTATACCCTATCATTCTGGAAAAGGATCTGA
- a CDS encoding DUF4388 domain-containing protein, with amino-acid sequence MALEGSLLDFGLADILQLIYFQKKTGVLSLNSRLDRVQIIFSEGNIIAVESRKRLEDSRLGRILLKKGLLKEEDLRAALEEHKKTGAKMGDILVSRGLIGKEDLTETLLSQVTETVVQLFSWKEGTYEFQVQPVSADRDVLIALDTQHLLMEGLRIVDEWALVEGKIALDMVFRQTGGPETALTEDEETLLKFIDGDNDVSIIIDLSGISDFEASKTLLSLMEKGLIELVEVSPVVKESVIAPPVSREKPFATFLPVVILVGAFVVSLGMSALKRDGSSITIGSLAAGDLLKRLQTVRDIETLRFRAEEYKYLHGSYPPDLGPLGSAKDAWERAYLYKAENDNLTIVSAGPDGIMGSEDDIH; translated from the coding sequence ATGGCTCTAGAAGGATCGCTCTTAGATTTCGGTCTTGCCGATATCCTCCAGCTCATCTACTTCCAGAAGAAGACGGGGGTTCTTTCGCTCAACAGCCGCTTGGACAGGGTCCAGATCATCTTTAGTGAAGGCAATATCATAGCCGTTGAATCCCGCAAGAGACTGGAGGACAGCAGGCTGGGAAGGATACTCTTGAAGAAGGGGCTTCTCAAGGAGGAGGACCTTCGCGCGGCTCTTGAGGAGCACAAAAAGACGGGCGCAAAAATGGGTGATATCCTGGTGAGCCGGGGACTGATCGGAAAGGAAGACCTTACGGAAACCCTTCTCTCCCAGGTGACTGAGACGGTCGTTCAACTCTTTTCTTGGAAGGAAGGTACCTATGAGTTTCAGGTGCAACCAGTCAGTGCAGACCGCGATGTGCTCATAGCTCTTGATACGCAACACCTCCTCATGGAAGGACTGCGCATTGTGGATGAATGGGCCCTTGTCGAGGGCAAAATCGCCCTCGACATGGTCTTCAGGCAGACCGGAGGACCGGAGACCGCTCTGACCGAGGACGAGGAAACCCTTCTCAAATTCATTGACGGGGACAACGATGTGAGCATCATTATCGATCTCAGCGGGATCAGTGATTTTGAGGCCTCCAAGACCCTCCTTTCCCTCATGGAAAAGGGTCTCATCGAACTTGTCGAGGTCTCTCCGGTCGTCAAGGAGTCCGTAATCGCTCCTCCCGTTTCGAGGGAAAAACCGTTTGCAACATTTTTGCCTGTGGTCATTCTCGTCGGAGCATTTGTTGTTTCCCTGGGCATGTCTGCCCTAAAGAGAGACGGATCGTCGATTACGATCGGGTCTTTGGCTGCAGGCGATTTACTCAAGAGGCTCCAGACCGTTCGGGACATCGAGACACTCCGTTTCAGGGCAGAGGAGTATAAGTACCTTCATGGTTCATATCCTCCGGACCTTGGTCCTCTCGGGAGCGCAAAGGATGCATGGGAAAGGGCCTATCTCTATAAGGCTGAAAATGATAATCTGACCATTGTGAGCGCCGGGCCCGACGGTATCATGGGCTCGGAAGACGATATCCATTAA